A genomic window from Candidatus Fusobacterium pullicola includes:
- a CDS encoding sodium:alanine symporter family protein: MQEIVAKINEFLWGNFLILLLLGTGIYFTFKLNFIQLRKFSEGIKQVTGSVNLKGKSADRNGMSSFQALATAIAAQVGTGNLAGAATAIVSGGPGAIFWMWVSAFFGMSTVYVEAILGQVFKRRVNGQVTGGPAYYIEESLKSRKLSKGLAIFFSVACILALGLMGNAVQANSISVAFNSAFGVSPLLIGVIVSILSGFVFFGGIKRIASVTEKIVPIMAGLYILACVIIIVINYKEIIPAISSIFVSAFNPKAALGGALGVSMKQAIRYGVARGLFSNEAGMGSTPHAHAIAKVEHCGEQGIVAMITVFIDTFVVLTGTALVIITSNVSEGEGIVLTQNAFIKSLGSYGDVFIAICLFFFAFSTIIGWYFFGEANVRYLFKSKYSINIYRAIVMIMIVIGSTLKVGLIWEIADMFNGMMVLPNLIALLALGKYARTSMKEYEELLLQLV; the protein is encoded by the coding sequence GTGCAAGAGATTGTAGCAAAAATTAATGAATTTTTATGGGGGAATTTTTTAATTCTTTTATTATTAGGAACAGGTATTTACTTTACTTTTAAGTTAAATTTCATTCAGTTAAGAAAATTTTCTGAAGGGATAAAACAGGTAACAGGTTCTGTAAATTTAAAGGGAAAATCTGCAGATAGAAATGGGATGTCATCTTTTCAGGCTTTAGCAACAGCTATAGCGGCTCAGGTTGGAACAGGAAATTTAGCAGGAGCAGCTACAGCAATAGTCTCTGGAGGACCAGGAGCTATATTTTGGATGTGGGTAAGTGCTTTTTTTGGAATGTCTACTGTATATGTTGAAGCTATATTAGGACAAGTTTTTAAAAGAAGAGTTAATGGTCAAGTAACGGGAGGACCTGCATATTATATTGAGGAGTCATTAAAAAGTAGAAAGCTTTCAAAGGGATTAGCTATATTCTTTTCTGTAGCTTGTATATTAGCCCTTGGTCTTATGGGAAATGCGGTTCAAGCAAATTCTATCTCAGTAGCTTTTAATTCAGCTTTTGGAGTATCTCCACTTTTGATAGGAGTGATAGTTTCTATTTTATCTGGCTTTGTCTTTTTTGGTGGAATAAAAAGAATAGCTTCAGTTACTGAGAAAATAGTTCCTATTATGGCAGGGTTATATATTTTAGCTTGTGTAATAATAATTGTTATCAATTATAAGGAGATTATTCCTGCAATTAGCTCTATATTTGTTTCAGCTTTTAATCCAAAGGCTGCATTAGGGGGAGCTTTAGGTGTGAGTATGAAACAAGCTATAAGATATGGAGTGGCTAGAGGGTTATTTTCTAATGAGGCAGGAATGGGGTCAACTCCACATGCCCATGCTATAGCTAAGGTTGAACATTGTGGAGAACAAGGAATCGTAGCAATGATTACAGTATTTATAGATACTTTCGTTGTTCTTACAGGAACAGCTTTAGTAATAATAACTTCTAATGTAAGTGAAGGTGAAGGAATTGTTCTTACACAAAATGCTTTTATTAAAAGCTTAGGAAGTTATGGAGATGTTTTTATAGCTATTTGTTTATTTTTCTTTGCTTTTTCAACAATTATTGGATGGTATTTCTTTGGAGAAGCTAATGTTAGATATTTGTTTAAAAGTAAATATTCAATTAATATCTACAGAGCTATTGTTATGATTATGATTGTAATAGGTTCAACTTTAAAGGTGGGATTGATTTGGGAGATAGCAGATATGTTCAATGGAATGAT
- a CDS encoding PHP domain-containing protein has translation MIEFQKLSDFFFPFIESDIRYIGDFYYDLHIHTTASDSFIKPEFLKSFVEDKRYLLSVTDHNDIRGAIKLNEMGIRNVPGIEVGCEDGFEMLVYFKKMQDLEEFYRKEVEPYRNQKRMAKTYRGIYEYLDVLNQWECHKSIPHIYGVVQKNFINNKNYIYDIIPKVDSLETHNHALPMVRNLLAGELREKYNLTATFGSDAHILREVVSFYKYSNLDLSKREKVVNYLYKIGSLSGIGHKHLMYMLKSLT, from the coding sequence ATGATTGAATTTCAAAAACTTTCTGATTTTTTCTTTCCTTTTATAGAGAGTGATATCAGATATATAGGAGATTTTTATTATGATTTACACATACACACAACTGCTTCAGATAGCTTTATTAAGCCGGAGTTTTTAAAAAGTTTTGTAGAAGACAAGAGATACCTTTTATCAGTAACAGACCATAATGATATCAGGGGAGCTATAAAATTAAATGAGATGGGAATAAGAAATGTTCCCGGAATAGAAGTTGGTTGTGAAGATGGATTTGAAATGTTAGTATATTTTAAAAAGATGCAAGATTTGGAAGAGTTTTACAGAAAAGAGGTTGAGCCATATAGAAATCAAAAAAGAATGGCAAAAACTTATAGGGGAATATACGAATACCTGGATGTTTTAAATCAATGGGAGTGTCATAAATCTATTCCACATATATATGGTGTTGTTCAAAAAAATTTTATAAATAATAAAAATTATATATATGATATAATACCAAAAGTTGATTCGTTAGAAACACACAATCATGCTTTACCTATGGTTAGAAATTTATTAGCTGGAGAGTTAAGGGAAAAATATAATTTAACAGCTACTTTTGGAAGTGATGCTCATATATTGAGAGAGGTAGTATCTTTTTACAAGTATTCCAATTTAGATCTAAGTAAAAGAGAAAAAGTTGTTAATTATTTATATAAAATAGGGAGTTTAAGTGGTATAGGACATAAGCATTTGATGTATATGCTTAAAAGTTTAACATAG
- the cls gene encoding cardiolipin synthase, with protein sequence MEILFNFFRDYIVFINIIFVVIIVLLERRNPLFTLFWIVLLVLAPYVGFIAYLFFGLSFRKKRVVNEYYKWKFLYSREILGFSQHKELMRWEQLISYVEVSSKNKLTSLNITDIFIDGNKFFDSVINDLMEAKESIAMEYFIFRNDELGKKIADVLKRKAQEGVEVRVIVDGAGGYSRKMLRELNHFGVKTGIFFPSHFPFFKIANLRANYRDHRKLCLIDKKLGYISGFNIGDEYLGKGRLGYWRDTGLRIFGEACLELEQEFYFSWNIVKNEKILLKKEYKYNKEVLEKLIETKGRHTGHIQVVSSGPNYQFRTIRDNALKLIMEAQKYIYIQTPYFVPDDSILDALKIAALSGVKIKIMIPSKPDHFFIYWVNQYFVGELLDFGVEVYKYNNGFIHSKLIIVDDEVITTGTANFDYRSFYQNFEINVNIYEKDVATTFREIFHEDIKLSSKLLRSEYSKRGYYIKFKESVCRLLAPIM encoded by the coding sequence GGTTTTATTGCATATCTTTTCTTTGGATTAAGCTTTAGAAAAAAGAGAGTTGTAAATGAATATTATAAATGGAAATTTCTATATAGTCGAGAGATATTGGGATTTTCTCAGCATAAAGAGCTAATGAGATGGGAACAGCTTATATCCTATGTAGAAGTTTCATCTAAAAATAAGTTAACTTCATTGAATATAACTGATATATTTATTGATGGAAATAAGTTTTTCGATTCTGTTATCAATGATTTAATGGAAGCAAAAGAGAGTATAGCAATGGAGTATTTTATTTTTAGAAATGATGAATTAGGTAAAAAAATAGCAGATGTTTTAAAAAGAAAGGCTCAAGAGGGAGTAGAGGTTAGGGTTATAGTAGACGGTGCTGGTGGTTATAGCAGAAAAATGTTAAGGGAATTAAACCATTTTGGTGTAAAGACTGGCATCTTTTTTCCTTCACACTTTCCTTTCTTTAAAATTGCAAATTTAAGAGCAAATTATAGAGATCATAGAAAATTGTGTTTAATAGATAAAAAATTGGGGTATATAAGTGGATTTAATATAGGTGATGAATATTTAGGAAAAGGTAGATTAGGATATTGGAGAGATACAGGACTTAGGATATTTGGGGAGGCTTGTTTAGAACTAGAGCAAGAATTTTATTTTTCTTGGAATATTGTAAAAAATGAAAAAATTCTTTTAAAGAAAGAGTATAAATATAATAAAGAGGTTTTAGAAAAGTTAATTGAAACAAAAGGAAGACATACAGGTCATATTCAGGTTGTAAGTAGTGGTCCAAACTATCAATTTAGAACAATAAGAGATAATGCATTAAAGCTTATAATGGAAGCTCAAAAATATATTTATATTCAAACTCCATATTTTGTTCCTGATGATAGTATATTAGATGCTTTAAAAATAGCTGCTTTATCAGGAGTAAAGATTAAAATTATGATTCCTAGCAAACCAGACCACTTTTTTATATATTGGGTTAATCAATATTTTGTTGGAGAGCTCCTTGATTTTGGAGTTGAAGTCTATAAGTATAATAATGGATTTATACATAGTAAGTTAATTATAGTAGATGATGAAGTTATAACAACAGGAACAGCTAATTTTGATTATAGAAGTTTTTATCAGAACTTTGAGATAAATGTAAATATTTATGAAAAAGATGTAGCTACAACCTTTAGAGAGATATTTCACGAGGATATAAAATTAAGTAGTAAATTGTTAAGAAGTGAGTATAGTAAGAGAGGGTATTATATAAAATTTAAGGAGTCAGTATGTAGATTATTAGCTCCGATAATGTAA